A stretch of Pseudomonas sp. LS.1a DNA encodes these proteins:
- a CDS encoding glycoside hydrolase family 17 protein, with amino-acid sequence MDRPMPSSTRLLLPLYLLACLLALLGLGGLWYGLGKSVQLPDAASPTHKLQCASYTPFDKDQSPYDQPLRLRPARMDADLALLAERFQCIRTYSQTGLEAIPALARKHGLKVMLGAWVNAHPADTEKEIDLLIAAANANPDVVSAVIVGNETLLRKEVTGAHLATLIARVKSQVKVPVTYADVWEFWLQHPQVAPAVDFLTIHLLPYWEDDPRGIDEALAHVADVRRVFGTRFAPKDILIGETGWPSEGRQRETAEPGRVNEARFIRGFVAMAENNGWHYNLIEAFDQPWKRANEGAVGGYWGLYDADRQDKGVLEGPVSNLPYWPQWLLAGAVLMVLMLMLAGRPATPTAAILLPLLAAFGAACLGLWGELMRTHARFAGEWLWALLLAGLNLLVLAHAVLALARRTGWRERLYAWLQARAGWLLLAAGFAAAVSMLAMVFDPRYRSFPSAALALPALVFARWPVRAPRAEVALLAFIVGAGVAPQLFVEGLENQQAWGWAGVSVLMTAALWRSLRLRPV; translated from the coding sequence ATGGACCGCCCGATGCCCAGTTCTACCCGCCTGCTGCTGCCGTTGTACCTGCTTGCCTGCCTGCTCGCCCTGCTCGGGCTCGGAGGGCTCTGGTACGGGCTTGGCAAGTCGGTGCAACTGCCCGACGCGGCCAGCCCGACACACAAGCTGCAATGCGCCTCGTACACCCCGTTCGACAAGGACCAGTCGCCCTACGACCAGCCGTTGCGCCTGCGCCCGGCACGCATGGATGCCGACCTGGCGTTGCTGGCCGAGCGTTTTCAGTGCATCCGTACCTATTCCCAGACCGGTCTTGAGGCGATCCCGGCGCTGGCGCGCAAGCATGGCCTGAAAGTGATGCTGGGTGCCTGGGTCAACGCCCACCCGGCAGACACCGAGAAAGAAATCGACCTGCTGATCGCCGCCGCCAACGCCAACCCCGACGTGGTCAGCGCGGTGATCGTCGGCAACGAGACGCTGCTTCGCAAGGAAGTAACCGGCGCGCACCTGGCCACGCTGATCGCCCGGGTGAAAAGCCAGGTCAAGGTGCCGGTAACCTACGCCGATGTGTGGGAATTCTGGTTGCAGCACCCGCAGGTGGCACCTGCGGTGGACTTCCTGACTATCCACCTGCTGCCTTACTGGGAAGACGACCCGCGAGGCATCGACGAAGCCCTGGCCCACGTCGCCGATGTGCGCCGGGTGTTTGGCACGCGCTTCGCGCCCAAGGACATTCTGATCGGCGAAACCGGCTGGCCCAGCGAAGGCCGCCAGCGCGAGACCGCGGAGCCCGGCCGGGTCAACGAGGCGCGCTTCATTCGTGGGTTTGTGGCCATGGCCGAAAACAACGGCTGGCACTACAACCTGATCGAGGCGTTCGACCAGCCATGGAAGCGCGCCAATGAAGGGGCGGTCGGTGGTTACTGGGGGCTTTACGATGCCGACCGGCAGGACAAGGGCGTACTTGAAGGGCCGGTGAGCAACCTGCCTTACTGGCCGCAATGGTTGCTGGCCGGTGCCGTGCTGATGGTGCTGATGCTGATGCTTGCCGGGCGCCCTGCCACCCCGACAGCGGCCATATTGCTGCCGTTGCTGGCGGCGTTTGGTGCCGCTTGCCTGGGGCTTTGGGGCGAGCTGATGCGCACCCATGCGCGGTTTGCCGGGGAATGGCTGTGGGCGCTGCTGCTGGCGGGGCTGAACCTGTTGGTACTGGCCCATGCCGTGCTGGCCCTGGCGCGGCGCACGGGCTGGCGCGAGCGCCTGTACGCCTGGCTGCAGGCGCGGGCCGGCTGGTTGTTGCTGGCGGCAGGTTTTGCCGCAGCGGTGAGCATGCTGGCGATGGTGTTCGACCCACGCTATCGCAGCTTCCCCAGCGCAGCGCTGGCGCTGCCGGCGCTGGTGTTTGCACGGTGGCCGGTGCGGGCGCCGCGGGCGGAGGTGGCGTTGCTGGCGTTCATCGTCGGTGCCGGGGTGGCGCCACAGTTGTTTGTGGAAGGGCTGGAGAACCAGCAGGCCTGGGGGTGGGCCGGGGTGAGTGTGCTGATGACGGCTGCCTTGTGGCGGAGCTTGCGATTGCGACCGGTTTGA
- a CDS encoding glycine betaine ABC transporter substrate-binding protein, with translation MAAITRMRRFLGVGTAMVLAMSAAQAMAKEVSIGYVDGWADSVATTNVAAEVIKQKLGYDVKLQAVATGIMWQGVATGKLDAMLSAWLPVTHGEYWAKNKDNVVDYGPNFKDAKIGLIVPEYVKAVSIADLKTDDTFKQKIVGIDAGSGVMLKTDQAIKDYDLSGYKLQASSGAAMTAELGRAYAKQQSIAVTGWVPHWMFAKWKLKFLEDPKGVYGAAETVNSIGSKELATKAPEVAEFLKKFNWQSKDEIGEVMLAIQEGAKPEAAAKDWVAKHPDRVKEWTGK, from the coding sequence ATGGCTGCTATTACAAGAATGCGACGTTTCCTGGGTGTGGGCACCGCCATGGTACTGGCCATGAGCGCGGCACAGGCAATGGCCAAAGAAGTAAGCATTGGTTACGTGGATGGTTGGGCTGACAGCGTGGCGACCACCAACGTGGCCGCCGAAGTGATCAAGCAGAAACTCGGTTACGACGTGAAGTTGCAGGCCGTGGCCACCGGGATCATGTGGCAGGGCGTGGCAACCGGCAAGCTCGATGCCATGTTGTCGGCCTGGTTGCCGGTGACCCATGGCGAGTACTGGGCCAAGAACAAGGACAACGTGGTCGACTACGGCCCGAACTTCAAGGACGCCAAGATCGGCCTGATCGTCCCCGAGTACGTCAAGGCGGTGAGCATCGCCGACCTCAAGACCGACGACACCTTCAAGCAGAAGATCGTCGGCATCGACGCAGGCTCCGGCGTAATGCTCAAGACCGACCAGGCCATCAAGGACTACGACCTGAGCGGTTACAAGCTGCAGGCCAGCTCCGGCGCGGCGATGACTGCGGAACTGGGCCGTGCCTATGCCAAGCAGCAGTCCATTGCAGTGACTGGCTGGGTACCGCACTGGATGTTCGCCAAGTGGAAGCTGAAGTTCCTCGAAGACCCGAAAGGCGTGTATGGCGCCGCGGAAACCGTGAACAGCATCGGCAGCAAGGAACTGGCGACCAAGGCCCCGGAAGTGGCGGAGTTCCTGAAGAAGTTCAACTGGCAGTCGAAGGACGAGATTGGCGAAGTGATGCTGGCGATCCAGGAAGGCGCCAAGCCTGAAGCGGCGGCCAAGGACTGGGTGGCCAAGCACCCTGATCGTGTGAAGGAGTGGACTGGCAAGTAA
- a CDS encoding DUF485 domain-containing protein, whose translation MNDSIYLSIQNSPRFKELVTKRERFAWILSAIMLGLYCAFILLIAYGPQILGTKLSPESSITWGIPLGVGLIVSAFVLTAIYVRRANGEFDELNKAILKEAQQ comes from the coding sequence ATGAACGACAGCATTTACCTCTCGATACAAAACAGCCCCCGCTTCAAGGAGCTGGTCACCAAACGCGAACGGTTCGCCTGGATTCTCTCGGCGATCATGCTCGGCCTGTACTGCGCCTTCATCCTCCTGATCGCCTACGGTCCTCAGATCCTGGGCACCAAGCTCAGCCCTGAGTCATCGATTACCTGGGGTATTCCCCTGGGCGTCGGCCTGATCGTCTCGGCATTCGTCCTGACCGCCATCTACGTACGCCGTGCCAACGGCGAATTCGATGAGCTGAACAAGGCCATCCTGAAGGAGGCGCAACAATGA